In the Hordeum vulgare subsp. vulgare chromosome 7H, MorexV3_pseudomolecules_assembly, whole genome shotgun sequence genome, one interval contains:
- the LOC123408360 gene encoding phosphatidylinositol/phosphatidylcholine transfer protein SFH13-like, which yields MSVRRRSESMEGLFLFDERKDRRSDVENSEDERRRLSIGGSLKKKALNASSKLTHSLKKRGKRKVEHQASSFTIEDVRDEEEERAVFTFQQELLSRNLLCDKQNYYHMLLRLVLKHNSAADKELPKHGQRISCF from the exons TGCGGCGACGGTCAGAGAGCATGGAGGGTCTGTTCTTATTCGACGAGCGAAAAGATCGGAGGTCAGACGTGGAGAACTCGGAGGATGAGAGGAGAAGGCTGTCCATCGGCGGGTCACTCAAGAAGAAAGCGCTAAATGCGTCAAGCAAGCTTACGCATTCGCTCAAGAAGCGGGGGAAGAGGAAGGTGGAGCATCAGGCTTCTTCCTTCACAATTGAAGATGTcagagacgaggaggaggaacgcGCCGTGTTCACATTTCAGCAAGAGCTTTTGAGCAGGAACTTGCTGTGTGACAAGCAAAATTACTATCACATGTTGCTGAGGTTGGTGCTCAAACATAACTCAGCAGCAGACAAAGAGCTGCCGAAGCATGGACAGAGAATTTCTT GTTTTTGA